The Lycium ferocissimum isolate CSIRO_LF1 chromosome 10, AGI_CSIRO_Lferr_CH_V1, whole genome shotgun sequence genome window below encodes:
- the LOC132034670 gene encoding uncharacterized protein LOC132034670, producing MLTKINEADYYLLTWYQTRARFCSSLFLHLHVNLIIFLLQSATMTDSSSSDSTKSFFHPALAVSNIKNHISITLEMENVQYGTWAELFKIHAKSHRVLHHIIPPESGKEKVPKIDAEKELWSTLDATVLQWIYATISTDLLHTILEPDSTAMEAWNRLRDIFQDNKNSRAVTLEHEFSHTNMEDFPNAFAYCQRLKILSDQLKNVGAPVSNNRLVLQMVAGLTDAYKGVGTLIRQSNLLPLFYQACSMLILEETGFNKQLATGFANAMIARDYDDNPLPGNNHPNGQNNSGKRHQNRSNNGGKNHGRGGGNRGINNRNSGGFGGGCGGGPTPATGDNGGKNLGWGTHSNGSGPTCRGLCLLIRLPDGDASNEM from the exons atgttgaCAAAGATTAATGAGGCAGATTATTACCTTCTTACATGGTATCAGACTAGGGCACGATTCTGCTCATCTCTCTTCCTCCATCTCCACGTCAACCTCATCATCTTTCTCCTACAATCAGCCACTATGACTGATTCCTCCTCATCTGACTCCACCAAGTCCTTCTTCCACCCAGCTTTGGCTGTCTCCAACATCAAAAATCACATCTCCATTACTCTTGAGATGGAAAACGTCCAATATGGGACATGGGCGGAACTCTTCAAAATCCACGCCAAGTCCCACAGAGTCCTCCACCATATCATTCCACCGGAGTCCGGGAAAGAAAAGGTGCCCAAAATCGATGCTGAAAAAGAGTTATGGTCGACTCTTGATGCCACGGTTCTTCAATGGATTTATGCTACCATCTCTACTGACCTATTGCATACTATCCTTGAACCCGACTCCACGGCCATGGAAGCTTGGAATAGGCTGCGTGACATATTCCAAGACAACAAAAATTCTCGAGCCGTCACTCTTGAGCATGAATTTTCTCACACTAATATGGAGGATTTTCCTAATGCTTTCGCGTATTGCCAACGACTCAAGATTCTATCCGATCAACTGAAGAACGTCGGTGCTCCAGTCTCTAACAACCGCCTCGTCCTTCAAATGGTAGCCGGACTCACTGATGCGTATAAGGGGGTGGGTACACTCATCCGTCAAAGCAatcttcttcctctcttctaTCAAGCCTGTTCCATGCTCATTCTTGAAGAAACAGGCTTCAACAAACAGCTTGCCACGGGATTCGCTAATGCCATGATTGCTCGGGATTACGACGATAATCCTCTTCCGGGAAATAACCACCCAAACGGTCAGAATAACAGTGGTAAAAGGCATCAAAACCGCAGCAACAATGGTGGAAAGAACCATGGCAGAGGCGGTGGCAATAGGGGGATCAACAACCGAAACAGTGGTGGTTTTGGTGGTGGATGCGGCGGTGGCCCGACACCCGCGACCGGCGACAACGGTGGCAAGAACCTTGGATGGGGAACGCACAGCAATGGCAGTGGCCCTACATGCCGTGGCCTGTGCCTCCTTATCC GATTACCGGACGGGGATGCATCTAATGAGATGTGA
- the LOC132032636 gene encoding triose phosphate/phosphate translocator, chloroplastic-like: protein MASMSNTIQFSLQRPHFSSPHKLASRSVTTLVPFKSLSVVSNSKSFDISPVGLSSKPLELFKCSQVLKPRNNVDVFITKAAAAADAEGHEIEITDGYAKPTKDFAEKFPALVTGFFFFTWYFLNVIFNILNKKVYNYFPYPYFVSVVHLLVGVTYCLVSWSVGLPKRAPIDKELLLLLTPVAFCHALGHVMSNVSFATVAVSFTHTIKALEPFFSASASQFVLGHQIPVSLWLSLAPVVIGVSMASLTELSFNWTGFISAMISNIAFTYRSIYSKKAMTGMDSTNIYAYISIIALFFCLPPAIFIEGPQLLQYGFKDAITKVGLYKFLSDLFWIGMFYHLYNQIATNTLERVAPLTHAVGNVLKRVFVIGFSIVVFGNKISTQTGIGTAIAIAGVAIYSLIKARIEEQKRKAAVAHAQ from the exons ATGGCTTCAATGTCTAATACCATTCAGTTTTCTCTACAAAGACCACATTTTTCATCACCCCACAAACTTGCTAGTAGAAGTGTAACTACTTTAGTtcctttcaaaagtctttcagttgtttcaaattccaaaagttttgatatttCACCTGTGGGATTATCAAGCAAGCCTTTGGAGTTATTTAAATGCAGTCAAGTATTAAAGCCAAGAAATAATGTTGATGTTTTTATCACAAAGGCTGCAGCTGCGGCTGATGCAGAGGGTCATGAAATTGAAATTACTGATGG GTATGCTAAACCAACTAAAGACTTTGCTGAAAAATTTCCAGCTCTAGTTACTGGATTCTTTTTCTTTACATG GTACTTTCTGAATGTGATCTTCAATATACTCAACAAGAAGGTCTACAACTATTTCCCATACCCATA CTTTGTTTCAGTTGTACATCTCCTAGTTGGAGTAACCTATTGTCTCGTTAGTTGGTCTGTTGGTCTCCCTAAACGTGCA CCCATCGATAAGGAACTTCTGCTACTGCTCACTCCAGTAGCATTCTGCCATGCTCTTGGACATGTTATGTCTAATGTGTCATTTGCGACTGTTGCTGTATCCTTCACTCATACTATCAAAG CTCTAGAGCCATTCTTCAGTGCTTCTGCTTCTCAATTTGTCTTGGGCCACCAGATCCCTGTCTCACTGTGGTTATCGCTGGCTCCTGTTGTCATCG GTGTGTCAATGGCATCATTGACTGAACTATCATTCAATTGGACTGGCTTCATTAGTGCGATGATTTCGAATATTGCTTTCACTTACAGAAGTATCTACTCAAAGAAAGCAATG ACTGGAATGGACAGCACAaatatatacgcgtatatttcAATTATTGCCCTCTTCTTTTGCCTCCCTCCAGCGATATTT ATCGAAGGACCCCAACTACTGCAGTATGGTTTCAAGGATGCCATTACTAAAGTAGGCCTTTATAAGTTCTTATCTGATCTCTTTTGGATAGGGATGTTCTATCATCTGTATAACCAG ATAGCTACCAACACCTTAGAGCGTGTTGCACCACTCACACATGCTGTTGGAAATGTTTTGAAGCGAGTGTTTGTGATTGGTTTTTCTATCGTGGTATTTG GAAACAAGATATCGACTCAAACAGGGATTGGTACTGCAATAGCCATTGCAGGTGTTGCTATCTACTCTTTAATAAAGGCAAGGATTGAAGAGCAAAAACGG AAAGCTGCCGTTGCTCATGCACAATAG
- the LOC132034671 gene encoding 14-3-3-like protein GF14 iota has translation MYKEKEREIHVYMAKLAELAERYDDMVDSMKKVAKLDAGLTVEERNLLYVGYRNVIGARRASWRIISSIEQKEELKGNENNVKLIKGYHQKVEEELSKICRDIIEIIDKHLIPSVGTRDATVFYYKMKGDYYRYLAEFKTGQEKKEASEQSLKGYEAATATANSDLPSTHPIRLSLALNYSVFYYEIMNSPERALHLAKQAFDEAIAELDTSSEESSNDSILIMQLLKDNLMLWTSNLPEDGEEQIIREGTDESADSETNQQTPITELRRSSRIRKPIHRYSPSLNYILLTDRGEPECYEEAMQVDESTKWELAMKDEMDSLSANHTWELAELPKDKRALQNKWVYRIKEEPNGRRHYKARLVAKGFQQKEGIKRSQEEYVRKVIKKFNMHDAKPVSTLLAGDFRLSKDQSSTTEDEKKQMDKIPDIAHAVGVVSRFMSNPEKQHWEAVKWIFRYLKGSSSSALYFRKSETGLQGYVNADNGGDVDKLKLCSASVGLHEV, from the exons ATATGGTTGACAGTATGAAGAAAGTCGCAAAACTCGACGCTGGACTGACAGTAGAGGAAAGAAATTTGCTTTATGTTGGTTACAGGAATGTTATTGGGGCTCGAAGGGCTTCGTGGCGTATTATTTCTTCCATCGAACAGAAAGAAGAGTTGAAAGGGAACGAGAACAACGTGAAGTTGATTAAGGGATATcatcagaaagttgaagaggagTTGTCCAAGATTTGCCGGGATATTATTGAAATCATAGACAAACATCTAATTCCATCTGTTGGCACCAGAGACGCTACcgttttttattataaaat GAAAGGAGATTATTATCGTTACCTTGCTGAGTTCAAGACTGGTCAGGAAAAGAAAGAGGCTTCTGAACAATCATTGAAGGGCTATGAG GCTGCCACGGCCACTGCAAACTCTGATCTGCCTTCAACACATCCTATCAGGCTCAGTCTTGCTTTGAACTACTCTGTGTTCTACTATGAGATTATGAATTCCCCAGAAAG GGCTCTTCACTTGGCTAAACAAGCTTTTGACGAGGCAATAGCAGAGTTGGACACTTCAAGCGAAGAATCGTCCAATGACAGCATCTTAATCATGCAGCTGTTGAAAGACAATCTCATGCTGTGGacctccaatttgcccgaagaCGGAG AGGAACAAATAATCCGAGAAGGTACTGATGAAAGTGCTGATTCTGAAACAAATCAACAGACGCCAATCACAGAACTGCGTAGATCATCCAGGATCAGGAAGCCGATTCACAGGTACTCTCCATCCCTCAACTACATTCTACTCACTGATAGGGGTGAGCCGGAATGTTATGAAGAAGCAATGCAAGTCGATGAATCGACTAAGTGGGAGCTGGCAATGAAAGATGAGATGGACTCCCTATCGGCAAATCATACATGGGAATTAGCCGAATTGCCAAAGGATAAGAGGGCATTGCAAAACAAATGGGTTTATCGGATAAAGGAAGAACCCAATGGAAGAAGGCATTATAAAGCAAGGCTGGTTGCAAAGGGATTTCAACAGAAAGAGGGCATCAAACGCTCACAAGAAGAATATGTGAGGAAAGTTATCAAAAAGTTCAACATGCATGATGCCAAGCCAGTCAGCACTCTCTTGGCTGGAGACTTTCGGTTGTCAAAGGATCAGTCGTCGACAACCGAGGATGAGAAGAAGCAGATGGACAAGATACCAGACATTGCACATGCAGTGGGAGTTGTCAGCCGATTTATGAGCAATCCGGAAAAGCAACACTGGGAGGCTGTGAAGTGGATATTCAGATAtctgaaaggtagctcgagtTCAGCTCTGTATTTCCGAAAATCAGAAACAGGATTGCAAGGTTATGTTAATGCTGACAACGGTGGTGATGTTGACAAACTGAAGCTGTGTTCAGCTTCAGTTGGCCTGCACGAAGTATGA